The nucleotide window AGATACAGTGAGTACATCATGCGATTTGAAAGATATATTCATATCTTAAGGCTCATAAAGGGTTAAATTCGGTtattcaggaaaaaaaaaaaaaaaaactgccggCAGTTTCTTCAGTATGGTCACATTTTCATGAAAAGTCATTATATCATCGCCCGAGTCACTAAAGTAAAAAAGTAACCATTTAAACGCGCATTATACACGAAGTTTCGTTTATAAAAGTGATTATGTTGGGGGAAAACTCCGTTTTAAATACCTCACTAGTAGTTTCCCGCTTGGACAAACATTAAGAAATCTCACATATAATATAAATGGATATCTGTGGTTAGATTTAACGTGTTTGTGTTTGAGTGAATTGTGTGTAAATAAAGCTGCAGGAGCTCCGCGCATGCGCAGATCACGCTACTTCCGGGCTTTTAAAGTTAAACTCCGTCTGCCGCAAAAATACAGATATTCTGAGGGAATAAAAATGCATGGTCACGATGACTGGCTATTAAAGTTAGGCAGATCattacaatttttatttatattaataaatactgtagcaTTACACCAGTAGTTTCAAACTCGGAGGACCATATAAAAGCTCGATTCTGTGATCATAATTTTCAATAAAATCATGATCTAACAAAACTAATATGCGTAACAGTGCATTAGTAGGGAGTAGACGTATTATTAACCTTTTCTTGTATGAATTGATGACCCCAGGCAGGATTTTCCCCCTTGTGTTTTAtggcattaaaaacaaaatgtgaacttttttttacccttttttttttagaggttTTAAGATTTCAACTTGAGTGGACGGTGTGCATTTTCTTTTAACTGAAGAAATACTGTATTAAACACAATATAGTAATAACACAGTAATGCTGTGTGTATTTAACCCAGTGGATACAatataaaatcatgtgaaaaatataaaatatgtacaaaaatataatacaacttCAATTATTGCAAATGCAATTAAGTTTGTTGAATAACTTCATACACCtaagttttattatttaaattagtgTGAAATGGTCTTTacagttgctcaaaaatataactttttttgttataaaaaaacagaaaaaaaaacaaacaagcccAGCCCAGATGAGCAAAAGTAACGACGCAATCTGGTGATGAAACACTGGTGATGTGTCTTTGATATCAGAAGGACACTGGAAAACACTCGATATAGCCTTATTAGCTAATAATTCTGATTGatcaatcagattactttttgctgtaacaactaatgtaacgcattatgtaatcagattactttttgatgtaacaagtaaagtaacgcattacaagtaacgtggtttatgtaatcagattactttttgatgtaacaagtaacgcattacaagtaacgtggATTATGTAATCgaattactttttgatgtaatgagtaaagtaaagcattacaagtaacgtgcattatgtaatcggattacttttggatgtaacgagtaaagtaacgcattacaagtaacgtgcattatgtaatcagattactttttgatgtaacgagtaaagtaacgcattacaagtaacgtgcaTTATGTAATCGGATTACTTTTGGATGTAatgagtaaagtaacgcattacaagggACGTACATTATGTAATCGGATTACTTTTTGGcgtaacgagtaaagtaacgcattacaagtaacgtgcaTTATGTAATCGGATTACTTTTGGATGTAatgagtaaagtaacgcattacaagtaacgtgcattatgtaatcagattactttttgatgtaacgagtaaagtaatgcattacaagtaacgtgcattatgtaatcagattacttttggatgtaacgagtaaagtaatgcattacaagtaacatgcattatgtaatcggattacttttggatgtaacgagtaaagtaacgcattacaagtaacgtgcattatgtaatcagattactttttgatgtaacgagtaaagtaatgcattacaagtaacgtgcagtatgtaatcagattacttttggatgtaacgagtaaagtaacgcattacaagtaacgtgcattatgtaatcagattactttttgatgtaacgagtaaagtaacgcattacaagtaacgtgcaTTATGTAATCGGATTACTTTTGGATGTAatgagtaaagtaacgcattacaagggACGTACATTATGTAATCGGATTACTTTTTGGcgtaacgagtaaagtaacgcattacaagtaacgtgcattatgtaatcggattactttttgatgtaacgagtaaagtaatgcattacaagtaacgtgcattatgtaatcagattactttttgatgtaacgagtaaagtaacgcattacaagtaacatgcattatgtaatcagattactttttgatgtaacgagtaaagtaacgcattacaagggACGTACATTATGTAATcggattactttttgatgtaacgagtaaagtaacgcattacaagtaacgtgcaTTATGTAATCGGATTACTTTTGGATGTAatgagtaaagtaacgcattacaagggACGTACATTATGTAATCGGATTACTTTTTGGCGTAACAattaaagtaacgcattacaagtaacatgcattatgtaatcggattacttttggatgtaacgagtaaagtaatgcattacaagtaacatgcATTATGTATTCAGATTACTTTTggatgtaacgagtaaagtaacgcattacaagtaacatgcATTATGTATTCAGATTACTTTTggatgtaacgagtaaagtaacgcattacaagtaacgtgcagtatgtaatcagattacttttggatgtaacgagtaaagtaacgcattacaagtaacgtgcattatgtaatcagattactttttgatgtaacgagtaaagtaacgcattacaagtaacgtgcaTTATGTAATCGGATTACTTTTGGATGTAatgagtaaagtaacgcattacaagggACGTACATTATGTAATCGGATTACTTTTTGGcgtaacgagtaaagtaacgcattacaagtaacgtgcattatgtaatcggattactttttgatgtaacgagtaaagtaatgcattacaagtaacgtgcattatgtaatcagattactttttgatgtaacgagtaaagtaacgcattacaagtaacatgcattatgtaatcagattactttttgatgtaacgagtaaagtaacgcattacaagggACGTACATTATGTAATcggattactttttgatgtaacgagtaaagtaacgcattacaagtaacgtgcaTTATGTAATCGGATTACTTTTGGATGTAatgagtaaagtaacgcattacaagggACGTACATTATGTAATCGGATTACTTTTTGGCGTAAccagtaaagtaacgcattacaagtaacatgcattatgtaatcggattacttttggatgtaacgagtaaagtaatgcattacaagtaacatgcATTATGTATTCAGATTACTTTTggatgtaacgagtaaagtaacgcattacaagtaacatgcATTATGTATTCAGATTACTTTTggatgtaacgagtaaagtaacgcattacaagtaacatgcATTATGTATTCAGATTACTTTTggatgtaacgagtaaagtaacgcattacaagtaacatgcATTATGTAATCGGATTACTTTTGGCGTAAccagtaaagtaatgcattacaagtaacatgcATTATGTATTCAGATTACTTTTggatgtaacgagtaaagtaacgcattacaagtaacatgcATTATGTATTCAGATTACTTTTggatgtaacgagtaaagtaacgcattacaagtaacatgcATTATGTATTCAGATTACTTTTggatgtaacgagtaaagtaacgcattacaagtaacatgcATTATGTATTCAGATTACTTTTggatgtaacgagtaaagtaacgcattacaagtaacatgcattatgtaatcagGTTACTcccacacatacacgcacacactcttATATTTTATACACTAGATTGTTATTGTCTGAATTGATCTGTTCTGCGAGAGATCCGATACAAAGAAAACTTTATTCAATCTGGTTCTCAGTCATTTACCAAACAAATCAGTTTTTTTCATTTGACTTGACCACAGATCTACACGCTTTCAGAGGGATCACAAAAACAGTTTTTCGTTCATTATTAGACCGAGTCTTTAATCCTGAGAACAAATTAACTCCTAAATCAGGATTCACATTTCTGAAGGTATTACAGCTTTAGGGAACACTGTGGTCCCGGCTGTAGGAATGAGGTGTTTTATACGGTTTATAACATGTCGGCATCTGTGTGGTCTCAGACTTTGAGTCTGAAGGTTAATGTGTGTTTCAGTAGGTAAAGGTTCAGTGTTTGCTTTGTCACTGTTGCGTAGCTCAATGATCTCAGATGAGACACTGATAATAAagacacgagagagagagagagagagagagagagagagagagagagagagagagagagagagagagacatatgGACAGACACTGAATGAACCACAGAGACAAACACAGGACATGAAAGGCAGACGGAAAGGTAGAGAATCATTCATGCTCCTCTTCAATAGGGCTTTTTATTCGTACAATTACAATATATAGGTCGATTTAGGAGAAAAAGGGAAATATCTGTTGTATGATTTGGACATTAAAACTGACCCAAGCTTCTAAAGTGAATTATTTTATACGCAAGAAACTATTATTCTTTGAGAATTATTTGAGTTATTAAGCAACTGGGTTCAAAATCTGCTAGCGATAATACTTCTATTTTGCaaaattttaatgtaattaatgttTTTACAGATCATGAATGTTTGagagaaacatttaaaatacacttaaatataaacatgaatttgatttgtacactgcaaaaaatgcttttcttacttagtatttttgtcttgttcctagttaaaatatctaaaaattcttacattaagaaacatttactagacaagtaaaaattctcgttttgggggaaaaataactcaaaatgaagagagtttttgcttaaaataagataaataatctgccaatggggtgagaaaaataatcttaattcaaacagaaaacaagattatttttctcaccccattggcagattatttatcttattttaagcaaaaactctcttcattttgagttatttttcccaaaacaagacaataatttacttgtctagtaaatacttcttgttttaagattttttagatgtttggtcctagaaacaagacaaaaatactgagtaagaagagcattttttgcattgtaaaatgatttaTCCATATTTTTGGGACTGGTTGGTTCGCCCGTCATCTCTCACCTCTCACAGGTAAAGTCATGGTTGCCGTGCCAACAATTACATAAGGAGTGCTGTGATTGTTCTAAAGGTTCGTGTCTCAGACGCGTTTGAAGCTTGTTTTCTGATGGCAGAGGTTTATGCAATGGTGTGTAATTCCTCGATGAAGCGTGTAGTAACGACTCGAGGTTGTTAAACAGCCGTGTTTAGCATCGGACTCCCTCGTGTCATCATTACAGTGATGTTTGCTGTTGTTTCAGAGCTCAGCGTTCATCATGGGAAAACATGCAAAAAGGTCATTAACATAATTAATGAGCTCAGATTGTGGTTTCAAGCCACATGTTCTTCATcagacttgattttttttttggttgagcATCTGATTTTCATCTTGATTTTCCTCATTATGGCTGTGCATGATTTCTATAAATGATTTGAAATGCCTCTATTTGTCTTACAGTGACCTGTGAATGAAAAATGTAGTAATTAATTGCTGATGTGTTTTGTATTTCATGCACTGAGGCTGTCAAACATATTTTTGGTATGATCAGGTTTTGGGAATCCTTCGTCAGGAAGTTTGACAAGTAAcgtgcattatgtaatcagattactttttgatgtaacgagtaaagtaaccCATTACAAGCAAcgtgcattatgtaatcagattacttttcgatttaacgagtaaagtaacgcattacaagtaacgtgcattatgtaatcagattacttttttatgtaacgagtaaagtaacgcaatacaagtaacgtgcattatgtaatcagattacttttggatgtaacgagtaaagtaacgcaatacaagtaacgtgcattatgtaatcagattactttttgatgtaacgagtaaagtaatgcattacaagtaacatgcattatgtaatcagattactttttgatttaacaaataaagtaacgcattacaagtaacgtgcattatgtaattagattactttttgatttaacaaataaagtaacgcattacaagtaacgtgcattatgtaattagattacttttttatgtatcgagtaaagtaacgcattacaagtaacgcgcattatgtaattagattacttttttatgtaacgagtaaagtaacgcaatacaagtaacgtgcattatgtaatcagattactttttgatgtaacgagtaaagtaatgcattacaagtaacatgcattatgtaatcagattacttttggatgtaacgagtaaagtaacgcaatacaagtaacgtgcattatgtaatcagattactttttgatgtaacgagtaaagtaatgcattacaagtaacatgcattatgtaatcagattactttttgatttaacaaataaagtaacgcattacaagtaatgtgcattatgtaattagattactttttgatttaacaaataaagtaacgcattacaagtaacatgcattatgtaattagattacttttttatgtaacgagtaaagtaacgcattacaagtaacgcgcattatgtaattagattacttttTTATGTATCGAGTAAAGTAACGCTTCACAAGTAAcgtgcattatgtaatcagattacttttggatgtaacgagtaaagtaatgcattacaagtaacgtgcattatgtaatcagattactttttgatgtaacgagtaaagtaacgcatcacaagtaacatgcattatgtaatcagattactttttcatataacgagtaaagtaatgcattacaagtaacgtgcattatgtaatcagattacttttggatgtaacgagtaaagtaatgcattacaagtaacgtgcattatgtaatcagattactttttgatgtaacgagtaaagtaacgcatcacaagtaacgtgcattatgtaatcagattactttttgatgtaacgagtaaagtaatgcattacaagggacgtgcattatgtaatcagatcaCTTTTTAATGTAACAAGTAAAGTAACGCAGTACTTAATGAGTacagtaacgcattacaagttacatgcattatgtaatcagattactttttgatttAACGAATAAAGTAACCCATTACAAGTAACAATTGATTGATTGTTGTTTTTCTCCGTGTCAGTTGGGAGCCGCGACTCCATGCACTCCATGCGGGTTCCCGTTCATGGTGATGCCATGTTTTCCTCCGTCACCAGCTCCGTCTCCGACCCACGTTTCCGCTTCCGATGGCGGGCCATCACCGTGGCGACCCTTGTTGCCGTGGGCATCCTCTTCTTCCTGCACCAATCATCGACCGGATCCTCCGAGATCCGCTCCGAGCGTTCGTGGCGCTCCGGCCGGGATGTTTCCGGCATGATGGCGGCGGCTGAGTCGGCGGACTCGCGTTATAACGACACGTATCCGCTCAGTTCTCCGGAACACACGGCCAGCGGGATCCGGTACCGGATCGGAGTGATCGCAGATCTGGACACCAAATCGCACAGCCAAAAGGACAACACATGGTTCAGCTTACTGAAGCGAGGCCACCTGCTGGTGTCTGAAAGTGGGGACAGCGTGTCCGTGGAGTGGGATTCGGACGCCGTGGTCCTGGAAAGTCATCTGTCGGAGAAGGGCCGCGGCATGGAGCTGTCTGAGCTGGTGGCGTTTAACGGGCATTTGTACACCGTGGATGACCGCACCGGTGTGGTGTACCGGATAGAGGCCAACAGAGCCGTGCCGTGGGTCATTCTGACGGACGGAGATGGCAGCGTGTCTAAAGGTCAATATGCTcactcactgcaaaaaaagcttttcttacttagtatttttgtcttgtttctagtccaaacatctaaaaattcttaaaggggtcatataatggtacatccacttttacaagttgattatACAGCAATGTGTGTTGATAGTGACTgcacacaaccatcctataatgataaaaatccatcaagtgtttttttaaatctccttatatgttttcacctgtctgaaatcaagccgttcgatgtgtgacgtcacacaagcccctcccacgactgttgattgacagcagcgtttcagcTCAGACCCGCCATGAGCGAGCACAAGATGTCCGCCATTGTggatacgctggagcagaatggcatATTAGCgtttgtggtgttctgttcttgggtgcaATAGTGAACACAGCAGCCATTTTGATGTTGATATCTCTGATATATCGAATTGATACGGTTGAACTTGCACGTGTCCTGAGAAACTCGCGGTGTCAAACTTTCTCCTGTTGTCTAAGCAACGCTTCACACTCAAAGccccccacagaacagaggggcggggttagcaaagctcattagcataaaATGCACATGCACAGAAACAGCTTGAGCTGTttttttccagtccaaatatctaaatattcttaaatccagatgcatttactagatcagtaaaattacattttttttttgttttctgtggaaaaatatcaaaatgagtttttgcttaaagggctacttcagtgattagcatatggctttttaTCAGTAGAATCCCGGtcgtatattcgaatgatcgtgcttccccctcatatccccataaaacgagagatttatgtattttatttctggaaaaaatcctcaAATGGTGCAAATATCGTCCTTTTGCTTCATCTGATGATGTTTTGTCCGGAGGCTAAAGattacagccagtagaggagctatttccacatgtttaaCCCGTCCATTGGGATCGCAttttaaaacaggcaaaatgatctgccaatggggtgagaaaaataatcttctgtttgggacggaaacaagaaacaagatttcacgcagaaataagattatttttctcagcccattggcagatcattttgcctgttttaagcaaaaactctcttcatttagatttgattttcaacaaaacaagaaaaaataaattatctcatcgttttactgatcttgatttaagaattattagatatttagactagaaaccagacaaagaaaacaaagaaaaaatgcttttctatCATATATACTATAAGGGATGAATGATCTAGATGCATTTCCAACGCTTTGACCTTTTTGTGACCCTTCATTGCAGGTTTTAAAGCCGAGTGGATGGCTGTGAAGGACGAGCGTCTGTATGTCGGCGGGCTGGGGAAGGAATGGACGACCATCAGCGGAGAGTTCGTCAATAATAACCCCGAGTGGATTAAAGTGGTCGGTTTTCATGGGGACGTGGAGCACGAGAACTGGGTGCCGCGTTACAACGCGCTGAAGAAAGCAGCAGATATTAAGCCACCAGGTGAGtggacaacacacacacacacatttttgtgaaatgtggagacattccataggcgtaatggtttttatactgtaccaaccgtattttctatccccttacactgcccctaaacctacccatcacacacacacacacacacacacacacactgaccctaaacctacccatcacacacacacacacacacacatttttgtgaaatgtggggacattccataggcgaaatggtttttatactgtaccaaccgtattttctatccccttacactgcccctaaacctacccatcacacacacacacacacacactgcccctaaacctacccatcacacacacacacacacacacacacacactgcccctaaacctacctatcataggaaacattctgcatttttactttctaaaagcatgggcaccctgactggtccatacgcctcaaactgagctgctctgtgtagtctgacagctttctatcagaaccagcattaacttctggagcagtttgagctccagtagctcgtctgtttgatcggaccacacgggccagccttcgctccccacggtcatcaatgagccttggccgcccatgaccctgtggccggttctccactggtccttccttggagcacttttgatagatactgaccactgcagaccgggaacagcccacaagagctgcagttctggagatgctctgacccagtcgtctagccgtcacaatctggccaaactcgctcaaatccttacgcttgcccatttctcctgcttcacacacatcaactctgaggacaaaatgtttgcTTAATGTATCTAATATATAAAATCTGTTGTTTTGTGTCAGGCTATCTCATCCACGAGTCGGCCGTGTGGAGCGACCGTCTCCAGCGCTGGTTTTTCCTGCCACGTCGCGCGAGCTCCGAACGCTACGAGGAATCGGCAGATGAACGGCGCGGCACGAACCTCATTCTGAGCTGCTCGTCCGACTTTAGCCAGATCTCTGTGTCTCGAGTCGGCCCGCTGAAGCCCACACTAGGCTTCTCATCCTTTAAGTTCATCCCAGACACGGACGATCAGATTATAGTCGCGCTGAAATCGGAGGAGGACGCGGGGCAGATCGCCACCTACATTACGGCCTTCACACTGGATGGGCGGATCCTGCTGCCGGATACCAAGATTGGAGACGTCAAATATGAAGGTCTGGAGTTCATATAGACAGACGGGTCAAtgactgcactgcaaaaaatgctcttcttatttagtcatgtgtcttgtttccagtccaaatatctacatattcttaaatcaagaggcatttactagatcagtaaaacgacttAAGATATGAGTGTTTGCTTAAAACTGGCTAAATGATCTgacaatggggtgagaaaaaaacaaagattatttttctcaccgcATTGgaagatcattttgcctgttttaagcaaaaactcttaattttgatgttattttcaacaaaagaaaaaatatgtcgttttatctagtaaatgcatcttgatttaaaggaacactccagtgtttttagaaatagagcttattcaacttctttcctacatttagatatgtgggcaaatgcgtTTATCTcagtgcattgttttagtttggcagggtcgccgctagcttagcttagcataatgaatggaatcctatgttgccagctagcatgtcccgagtaaaagtgtttaaaaaaaacacttaattacttcttgtggccggcgtattcacaacgagtacaaatagcgatgcagattaagactagccgatttcctaggcagatattgacttgggactatattatggggaagcacaggcacagagatatcacgcaacacataAAATCCCCAAACTTCCTGTCGAGCTACTATTCACGCCGGTACGTTGATGGAAGTTGTGGGATtttcatgttcatgtttttttggatcacttttactcgggacatgctagctggcaacataggattccattcattatgctaagctaagctagcggcgaccctgccaaactaaaacaatgcactgagacaaacgcacttgcccacatatctaaagttaggaaagaagttgaataagctcTATTTCTAAAAGCGCTGGAGTGTTCCTTAAGAATTGTTCGATATTTAGACtacaaacaagacaaaaatactaagtaagaagagcatttttagcAGTGCGATCACATGACCAGTGGCGTGAGCCacaaaaaagacatttttagacactgtgtgtgtgttgtatgcAGACGATGAAGGACGTCACTACAGAAGCTCAGGGGACTGAAGATGCAATAATAGAGGAAACCTCTAACCAAAAACTCTAAtgtgtgcattgaaaaaatgcaAAGAGTCTGAGAAAAATGATTCCAGTAATCGCCTTTATTAAAAACTACAAAACCTCAATCTATTTTattggttacactttacaatCTCATTtgataacattagttaactaacAATGAGCTATATAAATACTTTTAAAGCATTTATCCATCTTTAAAGTTAGTGCATTAACGATAACTAATGTATAAATGTTGATATAAACATTgactaatattaataaatgctgtatttATTGTTAGTTGTAATGCAGTTaactaactaatgttaacaaatgacaCCTTGTGAAGTGTTAGGgttttatttttagtgtaaGAACTACACTGGACATGTTAATATGATATTTCTTCTGATTTATGGCATTAATTAAAAGATTAAGACATCGTACATATTAAaatgaatatgcaaataaagatttattattaataatttgagacattttgatttattcagTGCAGAATTAATCATAATTCATGTTAAAGGAACATTCCCTTTTTTAGAAAATACGTTTATTTTCCACGTCCCTTAGAGTTAAGcggttgagttttaccgttttttaacccattcagccgatctctggcggcagcacttttagcatagcttagcatacatcattgaatcggattagaccattagcatcgcgcTCAAGACTAATAAGTCTTTgaagataatatttttccattttaaaactttactatactgtagttacatcgtatactaagaccaacggaaaatgaaaagtttagatttttagGCCGATTATAGAGAGgaactattctctcattcctgcgtaataatcaggga belongs to Pseudorasbora parva isolate DD20220531a chromosome 22, ASM2467924v1, whole genome shotgun sequence and includes:
- the cant1b gene encoding soluble calcium-activated nucleotidase 1b isoform X1; its protein translation is MKGRRKVGSRDSMHSMRVPVHGDAMFSSVTSSVSDPRFRFRWRAITVATLVAVGILFFLHQSSTGSSEIRSERSWRSGRDVSGMMAAAESADSRYNDTYPLSSPEHTASGIRYRIGVIADLDTKSHSQKDNTWFSLLKRGHLLVSESGDSVSVEWDSDAVVLESHLSEKGRGMELSELVAFNGHLYTVDDRTGVVYRIEANRAVPWVILTDGDGSVSKGFKAEWMAVKDERLYVGGLGKEWTTISGEFVNNNPEWIKVVGFHGDVEHENWVPRYNALKKAADIKPPGYLIHESAVWSDRLQRWFFLPRRASSERYEESADERRGTNLILSCSSDFSQISVSRVGPLKPTLGFSSFKFIPDTDDQIIVALKSEEDAGQIATYITAFTLDGRILLPDTKIGDVKYEGLEFI
- the cant1b gene encoding soluble calcium-activated nucleotidase 1b isoform X2, producing MHSMRVPVHGDAMFSSVTSSVSDPRFRFRWRAITVATLVAVGILFFLHQSSTGSSEIRSERSWRSGRDVSGMMAAAESADSRYNDTYPLSSPEHTASGIRYRIGVIADLDTKSHSQKDNTWFSLLKRGHLLVSESGDSVSVEWDSDAVVLESHLSEKGRGMELSELVAFNGHLYTVDDRTGVVYRIEANRAVPWVILTDGDGSVSKGFKAEWMAVKDERLYVGGLGKEWTTISGEFVNNNPEWIKVVGFHGDVEHENWVPRYNALKKAADIKPPGYLIHESAVWSDRLQRWFFLPRRASSERYEESADERRGTNLILSCSSDFSQISVSRVGPLKPTLGFSSFKFIPDTDDQIIVALKSEEDAGQIATYITAFTLDGRILLPDTKIGDVKYEGLEFI